One Coffea arabica cultivar ET-39 chromosome 5e, Coffea Arabica ET-39 HiFi, whole genome shotgun sequence DNA segment encodes these proteins:
- the LOC140006321 gene encoding xyloglucan endotransglucosylase/hydrolase protein 22-like — translation MSPSGMLKLCILMASFILEASAACNFYRDVKINFGDGRAKIDKSGQLLTLSLDKLSGSGFESEYEYIFGRFDMQIRLVPGNSAGTVTTFFLSSQGERHDEIDFEFLGNASGQPYTLHTNVYAQGKGNREQQFRLWFDPTAAFHTYSIVWNPRRIIFLVDGSPIRVFNNDEGAGIPFPKNQPMKVYCSLWNADDWATQGGRIKTDWTLAPFLASYRNFNPDACVWSASTGSSCASRSPDSINTQAWQTQGLDAKGRNRMRWVQSKFMIYDYCNDSTRFNGRFPAECRRSRFL, via the exons ATGTCACCTTCAGGAATGCTTAAACTTTGCATACTAATGGCTTCCTTCATCTTGGAAGCCTCAGCAGCTTGTAACTTCTACAGGGATGTCAAGATCAATTTTGGCGATGGAAGAGCTAAGATAGATAAATCAGGCCAGCTTCTCACACTGTCTCTTGACAAATTATCTGGTTCTGGTTTTGAATCCGAATATGAATATATCTTCGGTAGATTCGACATGCAAATCAGACTTGTACCTGGGAATTCAGCTGGCACAGTCACCACATTCTTT TTATCTTCTCAAGGCGAAAGGCATGATGAGATTGATTTTGAGTTCCTAGGTAATGCATCTGGGCAACCATATACCCTTCACACCAATGTTTATGCACAAGGAAAAGGAAACAGGGAACAACAATTCCGTCTCTGGTTCGATCCAACAGCAGCCTTCCACACTTACTCTATAGTTTGGAACCCCCGGAGGATTAT TTTCTTGGTAGATGGTAGTCCCATCAGAGTATTCAACAACGATGAAGGAGCTGGCATTCCATTCCCAAAGAACCAGCCCATGAAGGTTTACTGCAGCTTATGGAATGCAGATGATTGGGCAACACAAGGTGGACGGATCAAAACAGATTGGACACTAGCCCCTTTTTTGGCCTCTTATAGAAACTTCAACCCTGATGCTTGTGTATGGTCAGCATCAACCGGTTCATCATGTGCTTCCAGATCCCCTGATTCTATCAATACACAAGCATGGCAAACTCAAGGACTTGATGCTAAGGGAAGAAACAGAATGCGATGGGTCCAATCCAAGTTCATGATCTATGATTATTGCAATGATTCCACAAGGTTTAATGGACGTTTTCCTGCAGAATGTAGGCGTTCAAGGTTTCTTTAG
- the LOC140006658 gene encoding xyloglucan endotransglucosylase protein 1-like translates to MISLAFFKASFLLQFTIIASFLLAAYAGNFYQDVAQTFGDQRFKILEGGQLLTLSLDKTSGSGFQSKNEYLFGRFDMQLKLIPGNSAGTVATFYLSSQGQGHDEIDFEFLGNSSGQPYTVHTNVYAQGKGGREQRFRLWFDPTTSFHTYSIVWNPQRIIFLVDNIPIRVFNNQESNGVPYPKNQAMRVYCSLWNADDWATQGGLVKTDWTLAPFTVSYRNFNANGCVKVPGSSACGSTNSLNNDQAWQSQGLDAKGRNRIRWVQQKFMIYNYCSDATRFPQGFPTECRGSGF, encoded by the exons ATGATCTCCCTTGCCTTCTTTAAAGCTTCATTCCTCCTGCAGTTTACCATAATTGCATCATTTCTATTAGCTGCCTATGCTGGTAATTTTTATCAAGATGTTGCCCAGACTTTTGGGGATCAGAGGTTTAAGATTCTCGAGGGTGGCCAACTTCTCACGCTGTCCTTAGACAAAACTTCAGGGTCTGGATTTCAGTCCAAGAATGAGTATTTGTTTGGAAGATTCGACATGCAACTTAAGCTTATACCAGGCAACTCTGCTGGTACCGTGGCCACATTTTAT TTATCGTCCCAAGGACAAGGACATGATGAGATCGATTTTGAGTTCTTGGGAAACTCTTCTGGACAGCCTTACACAGTCCACACCAACGTTTATGCTCAAGGAAAAGGTGGCAGGGAACAACGGTTTCGCCTGTGGTTCGATCCCACAACATCCTTCCACACCTATTCAATTGTTTGGAATCCTCAAAGGATCAT aTTCTTGGTGGATAACATACCAATAAGAGTCTTCAACAATCAAGAATCAAATGGAGTACCATACCCCAAGAACCAGGCCATGAGAGTCTACTGCAGCTTGTGGAATGCAGATGACTGGGCTACACAAGGCGGCCTTGTTAAGACTGATTGGACGCTTGCCCCATTCACTGTTTCTTACAGAAACTTCAATGCAAATGGATGTGTTAAGGTGCCTGGATCATCAGCCTGTGGTTCCACAAATTCGCTGAACAATGATCAGGCGTGGCAATCTCAAGGGCTTGATGCTAAGGGAAGAAACAGGATTCGATGGGTTCAGCAGAAATTCATGATCTATAACTATTGTAGTGATGCTACTAGGTTTCCACAAGGCTTTCCTACTGAATGCAGGGGCTCTGGGTTCTAG